ATTGGGCAGGACGGGGCCGAGGCCGAGGTGGTGTCCGCCGAGGGCGCCGACGACGACGGCCTCGTTCGTGCGACGGTGACGTCGGAAGGCCGGATTGCGGGCGTCGACCTCAGCCAGAAGGCAGTACGCCTTCCGGCCGAGGACCTGTCCGCGGCCGTGGTGGTCGCCGTCAACCGCGGATGGGACGCGCTGGCCGCGACGGTGCGGGAGAACGCCCGTGCCCAAGCGGCTTCCTCGTGGGATCCGACGCGCTTCATCGCACTGCAGCAGGCGGCGGCGACACGGACCGGTGCACTGATCGACAAGCTGGCCTCGATGAACGACACCGCCGGCCGGATCTCCCGCGCACGTCGCGCGCCGAACGCGTAGGGCTCCCGATCACCTTCACCTGTCCGGGTAGACGAGTTCCAGGCTGACCGGCTTCGGGGACGTCCGGGCTGGTTCCACACGTACGTCCCTATCTCCCATCCCGGGATGCACGATCTGGGGTGCGCGAAGGTGTCGTACGACCTTGCCATCGAGCTTGAAGATGAACAGGCACACCGAGTCCTCGACGAACCGGCCCCGCCGCACGATCTTCATCCCCGCCGCGTGGTTGATCTCGTCAGCGGGATCGCCTTCTCCGAAGACGTACACGATGTCCCACTCGAAGTCGGTCAGGTCGGCGAGCCGTGCTCCGGTGGCATTGTCGGAGAGCCTGCCCAGTCCGGCGTCCAGCTTCGGGTCATGACCGAGTTCGACGGCCGGGTATCCCAACAGCGCGCAGCTGCTGATCGCGGCGGAAAGTACTACCGCAAGGACCGCGGCCCCAACAGATCGCCACCTACCGGCCACTTGGATGCCATCGCTAGTAGCCGGCATCGGCCGTGTCTGCAGAAGGCGGGGGCGTATGCCCTCCCGGTCATCCGCCATCAAACTCCCTCGCGTGCTCGTCCTGTCACTCGGTGCGAGCAGCCAGCGTAGGAGGTTTCCGCGTTTCCCCGTTCCCACAATCCACAGGCAGGCAAGAAGCCCTGGAACTCGCGAACGTCAGGTCGTGCGGCCGTCCAGGCGGGCAACGGGTTCGGTGTTCGTCCGCGGGGTGTCGGTCAGCAGGTGCCACTCACCGGTCTGCGCGTCCAGCCACCGCACGTCCTCGCGGTGGTACTGCAGCGCGTACGCCACCCGCGGGAGGTCGGTGTGGTTGGGCCCGGAGCCGTGCACGGTCCAACGGGAGAACGCGACCGCATCACCGGCCCGCATCCGGACCGGCAGAGCCGTGGCCGGGTCGACGTCCACCTGACGGTGCGAGTCGCCGTCGTCGCTGCCGCGCGCCTGCAACTGCTCCCCCAGGTGTGATCGCGGCACGACCTGCAGGCAGCCGTTGTCCGGGGTCATGTCGTCGAGCGCGACCCAGATGTTGATCGACCCCATCGCCGGGTCGTGCCGGGTGTAGCTGTTGTCCTGGTGCAGATGGAAGGTCCCGCCGCCTCCTCCGGCCTTGACCGCGGTGAACGGGAGATAGCGCACCGCGCGGCCACCGATCAGGCGCGAGGCGACGGCCAGGGTCGCCGGGCAGTTGATGAGTTCGTCCAGCCCCGATCCGGCGACGTAGGTGGAGCACTGCCGCAGCTTGTCGCCGATCCCGCTGGCCCGCTCCAGCGAGGCGCGGGAGACGCCGTTCGCTTCCAGGACGTCGAGGGTCTCGGTCCGCAGCGCCTCGACCGCGGCCGGGTCGACGAGACCGGGCAGTGGGAGGTAGCCGTACTGGTGGTAGAACTCCACCTCGCTGTCGGCCAGCGCCAGTTCCCGCACCGCGTTTCCTCGTACGCCCGCAACCGGTGTGTCCATCGCCCAATCCCAGCACGCGAATCCCACCGGTGTCGCATGTCCGACCAGTCCTGGACTTCGTCCGTCACAGGCGGCCGTCCTCCGTGACAGGGTGGGTAGCCGCCCGCACACGGGGTGTACACCACCGAGAACGGAGGCTTCGGGATGGCCGCACATCGACGCCGCAGGGGCTGGCTCCTGCTGACCGCGCTCGCGGTGCTCGTCGCAGGAGCAGTTGTGAGTACGACGACCGGTCCCGCCGCGCAGGCGGCAACTCGCGCCACTGAAGCGAACGGCGCCTCGGGCACACTTCTTCGCCCGAACGTCGGCCTCTACCCCCGCCTGGTCCGCCTCCAGCACTCCGGACCCGCCAACGGCACCATCCTGGGCAGCGTGGTGACGTTCGACGGCAACACCGGGCTGGGTGCCATCTACGCCAGCAAGGACGAGGGCCGGTCGTTCGAGCAGATCGGCACGGTCGCCGACCCAGCCAGCGCGAACGGCAAGGGGCTGTGCTGCGCGACGTTGTACGAACTGCCGCGGCGGGTCGGTGACCTCGCCGCCGGCACCCTGCTGTGGGCGTCCTCGGCCGGGCAGTCCACCAACCCGCGGCAGATGAGCATCCAGGTCTGGGCAAGCCGCGACCACGGCCGTACGTGGTCCCACCTCGCCACCCCGGTGGTCGCCCAGAACACCGGTGGCCTGTGGGAGCCGGAGTTCACCGTGACCCGGGACGGCCGGCTCATGGTGTTCTACTCCGACGAGACCGACCAGCCCGCGCACAGCCAGTTGCTGGTCGCGCAGTCGTCGGCCGACGGCGTGCACTGGACCGGCCGCGTGCCGGTGGTGGCGAGCAGCGACCCGGCCGCGCGTCCCGGAATGTCCATCGTCCGGCGGATCGCCGGTGGTCACTACCTGATGACCTACGAGGTGTGCGGACCGTCGTACGACTGCAAGGTGCACTACCGCGAGTCGCCCGACGGAGCCCGGTGGGGCGACCCGAGCGACCTCGGCCCGACCGTCCGGGCGACCGACGGCACGTACTTCCGGCACACCCCGACGATCACATGGGAGCCGGGCCGCGGCCGTGACGGCCGGCTGTTCCTGACCGGGCAGATCCTCTACGCCGCCGACGGCACCGTCGCCGAGGGCAACGGGCACACGGTCTTCGTCAGCGACCACGGACCGGCCGGGCCGTGGCGGGCGATCCCGGCGCCGGTGAGCGTGCCCGACCCGTACGACAACTACTGCCCCAACTACAGCTCACCGCTGCTGACCGTGCGGCACGGCACCCGGCTGCTGGAGATCGCCACCGCCTACGACAGCGACGGTGTCTGCAAGGCGTACTACGCGACCGGTTCGGAGCCCGTCGCACGCTGACCGCGCGAACACTGGCCCAGGGGCCTTGATTCGCCCCTGCGACGACAGTGAACTACGTGCAGGACCGGCGTAGTGCGGTCGGTCCCGTACGTGGTTCAACCGGGGGCTGGGGGTTGACGTGGCCGAATCTGACGAGGAACAGGAACGCGACCGCACCGGCGTCGGTGCTGCCGGGCTCGCGGCGGATCTCGCTTCGGGGGCGACTGCCGTGAGCCGCGCGTTGACCGGGACGTCCGCGAGCCGCATGCTGGTGCGCCGGGGATTTCTCCTCCGCAAGCTGCACGCGGATGTGGTCAGCGACGACGGCGACGTGCTGGTCGCGCACCTGGCGTGGCTGCGCGTCGCCGGGGTGCACACGCCCTACGCCGTGGTCGAACGCTATCCCGCCGGCGGCGGCCGGGAGGTGCTGCGCGGACGCCCGATCGCCGGCTCACCGAGACGGCGCAGGGACGGCGGGATGGAGTACTCCATCGCCACCCGGGACGGGCGCACCCTGAGGCTGGTCCACCATGCGCCGGTGCCCGCCTGGCACCCTTCCGACCCACAGATCAGCCCACGAATGCACTGGCACGTCGCCGTGCCGTACGCGCGGGCCGAGGCTTCCTGGGAGGGTGCCGGTCCGGACCCGGGCGCCGACGCCGGGGCCGCACGACTCGTCGGGACGGGGTACTCCGACTGGGTGTGGCTCCGGCTGCCGCCCCGGTTGCTCGGGCTGCGCTGGCTGCGGTGGGGCCGGATCCATCTGCCCGGGCGGACGATCGTGTTCAACACCGTCGACCGGTCGAACGGCCTGCGATGGACGCGGGTCACCGAGTGGCGGGTGGGCGCAGGTCCGGTCGGTGGGGATCCGATCGGTGGGGATCCGGTCGAGCTCGTCATCGACGGCGCGCCGCGGACCGACGGGCCCGCCGACGGCCTGGACGCCTGGACCGTCCCCGCACCGGGCGGTCCGGTCAACCTCGAACCGCTGCGGGTCCTGCACGAGGGCGAGCCGCTGGACGCGGACCGGTTCCCTGACCCCTGGGAGCGGTGGGGCAGCCGGGTCGCCAACGGCCCGTCGTACGAGACCCGCTGGCTCAGCAGCGCCCGTGACGCGAGCGGAGCGACCGGCATGGTCGTGCACGAGTCGGTCCGGTTCGGTCGCTGACTATCCGTACGCGCCTGTGGGCAGGAAGCCGAGCAGCCGTCGCAGCCGCGGGTCGGCCCCGGCGTACACGTGCTCGGGCATCACGTAGTTCATGAACGGGAAGTAGCGATGCCCGATCAGGCGGTGTGCGTACGAGACCTGGCTGACATAGCGGGTCCGCTCGCTGACGTTGGGATGGCCACGATGCCAGACGTTGCAGCTGAACATGATCGCCGTACCCGCCCTGCCGTACGCCGTCACCACGTCCTGCTCCCACCGCGTGTTCTCCAGCGTGGGCGGGCAGTGGGCGCCGAACAGGTGCGAGCCGGGCACGAACTGCGTCGGGCCGTGCCGTAGCTCGGTCACGTCGGTGAGGTAGTAGTTGCAGGTGAACAGGAGTACGGGCAGGCGCACGTTGGCCGGCGGCTCGCCGTGGGTCACGAGGTAGTGCGGCGGGTCGTCCTGGTGCCAGGTGGAGATGCCTGCCTGCGTCGGTGTACGGAACGCGTTGTTGTGTACGACGTGGACGTTGTCCGGACCGGCGCCCGGGCGGTCACGCCCGATGAGCTGCTCGGCGAACGTGACGATCGGCTCGTGGTCGAACAGCCGCAGATTCGCCTTGCTGCGTTCGAACATCCGCACCTGGATCTCGACCTGCCCGGCGTCGTTGGGTTCCGCGCCGATCGCGTCGTCGAGGTCGGTACGAAGCTCGCGCACGAGATCGTCCGGCAGGGCGTTCTCGACCACCAGGAACCCGTCGCGGTGGAAGCGTTCGATCCAGTCGTCAAGGTCAGGTTGCCCGTCCGCGCGCACCGGCGAGATCGCCTTCGTCATGAGCGCGCCCCGAACTCGTCCAGGACACCGAGGACGTGCAGAGCGGCGGGGCTGAGCCGGTCGCGCGTGCGGACGCGTAGGTACTCGGCCTGGTCGAGCTGTTGCGGCTGGTCGCGTCTGGTGAAGTAGGAGTGCAGCGCGCGGCGGGGGCGGTCGCTGTTGTTGCGCGTACCGCCGTGCCAGAGGTGGCTGTTGAACACCACCACGGTGCCGGCCGGTGCGATCAGCTGGATCTCGTCCGGGTGGGTGGCCTGCGGGTCGCCGTCGAGTTCGTCGGCCGGCCCGACGCCACGCTTGAGGTGTGAGCCGGGCACCACCCGGGTCGCGCCGTTGTCGGCGGTGAAGTCGTCGAGCAGCCAGATCGAGTTGCAGACCTGGTAGCCCTGTCCCTCCTGCAGAACACCCCAGTCCGCGTGCAGGCCCTGGTGACCCCGGCCGGGCAGCGCCGCCCGGCTGTTCAGCGAGGAAAGCTTGAACTCACCGAGCACATGGCGGATGGCCGCGAGCACCACCGGATGGGTGAAGCACACCTCGAACATCGGGTCCTTGTTCACCAGGTCCGACAGCCGGTCGGTGCCGGCCTCCTGGTGCACCTCCGCACCCGCGCGGCTCCCCTCGATGCGGGACAGCTCGGCCAGCCGCTCCCCGAACGCCGCCACCTGCTCCGGTGACAGGATCCCCGGAAGTGGCGCGAACCCGTCGTTGTCGAGCTGGGCCTTCGTCTTCGCGTCGAGCAGGTCGTCGGTCACGCCGAGCTCGCTCAGCGCCGTCTCCATGTCCATGTTCCTTGCCGTCCTCTGCCGTCGTCTGCCGTCGTACGGCGTCCGGAATCCAGGTCTCTTCCCACGAAGCCTTTCGCAGAGTCCGAACTGTCGCCATGCACGAAACACGTATTTCCATGCACATTCCGAGCAGTCGGCGCGAGTGCGGTGCGGTGATCAACGGCTCTGTCCCAGAAGTTGGCGCGACCGCGCGTCACCCGGCACCATGGTCCGGATGTGGACCGCACCCGAGGTGACCCGGCACGGACACTCCGATCCCCTGCTGGGTGACGAGCGAACCATCCTCGAAGGCCGGCTGGAGTGGCATCGCAGCACGCTGTTGGCGAAGTGCGCCGGCCTCACCGGTGAGGAGCTCGCCAGGCAGGTCGTACCGCCCTCGAACCTCTCCCTGCTCGGGCTGATCCGGCACGTCGCCCAGGTCGAGAGCTCGTGGTTCCAGCGGTTGCTCGCCGGCCGGGACGTACCCCGCGTCCATCCCTCCGGCGGCGCGGACTTCGACGCCGCCACGCCGGAGAACGCCGAGGCCGACTACGCCACCCTGCTGGCGCAGATGGCGGCCAGCCGCGAGGTCGTCGCGACGATGAGCCTGGACGACGAGTTCACCGTGCAGATGTGGGACGGGCAACGCGCGTCCGTGCGCTGGCTCCACGTCCACATGATCGAGGAGTACGCCCGGCACAACGGGCACGCCGACCTCCTCCGCGAACGCGTCGACGGCACCACCGGTCCCTGACTCTCGGCGAAGCCCGTCACGCAGCCGTGGTACTGACCTCCGCGCGCCGGCGGGCATGCACCATCGCTTTCCGCTGCCGGGCTGTCAGTCCGCCCCGTACGCCCCATTGGTGGGATGCGGGGCGCGACAGCTCGGCTGCGAGACACTGAGCATTGAACGGGCACCCGGCACACAAGTCCGCCGCGATCTTCTCCCGTCTGACCTGTTCACCTACTTCTTCAGTGGAATCATCTTCTGGGCCGAACCACAACTCCATCGGTGTACCAAGACACGGACGGTACTGCCAGTCATCTGGCAGCGAGGTCGAGGTAGTTAGGCGCATCGACCGCTCCCTCCTTGGTGTGCTTACGGACGCGGTTTGTCGCGCCCGACGTCTCACCTCTGAGCCAACCGGAAGTGCGGCGCGAACGGGAGTTAACGGGTGTTAACCTCCTCGTGTTAGGGCGCCTACAACTCCTGGCGGAAACCTGTTCGCGCTCACGCGAGAGGACCGATGACCACATCCGCGCTGAAGCAGGCACGACTCGCCCGAGGCTGGTCCCAGAGCCGACTCATCGCAGGTATGGAGTCCTACGCACGACGCCACGCGATCCAGATTGCTGCGACGGCCAGTCTTCGGGTGTACGTGTCCGAGTGGGAAAACGGGCGGCGCCGCATATCCCCGCCGTACGCCGGGATTCTGCGGCGCCTTCTGGGACTCACCGACAACGAGCTGGCCTCCCCCAGCGACGAATCATCCTCCCCCCTCCCCTGGGCGGACGGATACCAAGATCTCGCGAGCAGGGTGCGAACTTCCCGGGGTCTCGGCAGCGATGTCGTGGCGACTTTCATGGCCCAGACTGAGCTCCTGCGCGGCTTGGACAGGCAACTCGGCGCTGCTCAACTCGTCGATCAGATGCAGTCGCACCTCGCGATGATCCAGGACGCATTGATTTTCTCGGTCCTGCCTGCCTCCCGAAAGCCGCTGGCCCTCGCGCTTGGCAGCGCTTCGACCCTCGCAGCTTGGCAGGCCTTGGACGCCGGTGCTGCGGACCGAGCCTGGCGGCAGTACGAACTAGCCAAGAACGCTGCTCGGGACGCTGACGCGCCAGAGCACCTGGCCTATGCGATGGGTGAGCAGGCGTATGTCCTCGCTGAGGCGGGAGAACCCGGGCTGGGAGTGGAGTTGGTACGTGAGGCCGCGCGCGTCGGGGCCGGAGCTGCCTCGGGCAAGCTGATGGCGTGGGTCGCAGCGGCAGAAGCAGAACTGTGTGCGCATGCAGGGATGCGGGACGACTGCCTACGGGCATTGGATCGGGCAGACCACCTGCTGCCGCCCGGCGAGGATGCACGTGACGAAGACGTACCAAGCATTTTCCTGAACGCGAGCCACCTCACGCGTTGGCGCGGAAACGCATTGGCTCTCATCGGCGACGACCATGCCGTAGCGGACCTGTACAACGCGCTCAGTGGTCTTGACCCGTCGTTCACACGAGCGCAAGCCGGGCTGCGGTGCGATCTGGCGCAAGCGCACATGGCTCGCGGGGAGTATGACGATGCAGCCGATCACCTGTCCGTGGCCCGGCTCGTCACCAGCCGTACCGGGTCGGTCCGCCACCGCCGCCGGATCGACCGTCTCACCGTTACCGCATCCTGACCCTAGCTGTTGCGGGTCATGACGTTGGTGACGGTCTGCCGGAGGCGTGAGGCGGGTGGTTGGTCGCCGGCGGCGGTGTGGGCTCGATGGTAGTTGTAGTGGATGTTCCACACCTGGATCGCCTGTGCGCGTTGGGTTTCGCTGGTCCACACCCGGGCGTAGAGGAGTTCTTCGGCGAGGGTGCGCTGGTATCTCTCGACTTTGCCGTTGTGGCGTGGTGTGTAGGGGCGGGTGCGCTGGTGACGTGAGGCGAATGCTGTCGCGGTCCGCACGAACGCCCCGGCCCGGTAGTTCGCACCGTTGTCTGTGACCAGGCGAGTGATCCGGACGATGCCGTGGTCGG
This Actinopolymorpha cephalotaxi DNA region includes the following protein-coding sequences:
- a CDS encoding helix-turn-helix domain-containing protein translates to MTTSALKQARLARGWSQSRLIAGMESYARRHAIQIAATASLRVYVSEWENGRRRISPPYAGILRRLLGLTDNELASPSDESSSPLPWADGYQDLASRVRTSRGLGSDVVATFMAQTELLRGLDRQLGAAQLVDQMQSHLAMIQDALIFSVLPASRKPLALALGSASTLAAWQALDAGAADRAWRQYELAKNAARDADAPEHLAYAMGEQAYVLAEAGEPGLGVELVREAARVGAGAASGKLMAWVAAAEAELCAHAGMRDDCLRALDRADHLLPPGEDARDEDVPSIFLNASHLTRWRGNALALIGDDHAVADLYNALSGLDPSFTRAQAGLRCDLAQAHMARGEYDDAADHLSVARLVTSRTGSVRHRRRIDRLTVTAS
- a CDS encoding phytanoyl-CoA dioxygenase family protein, yielding METALSELGVTDDLLDAKTKAQLDNDGFAPLPGILSPEQVAAFGERLAELSRIEGSRAGAEVHQEAGTDRLSDLVNKDPMFEVCFTHPVVLAAIRHVLGEFKLSSLNSRAALPGRGHQGLHADWGVLQEGQGYQVCNSIWLLDDFTADNGATRVVPGSHLKRGVGPADELDGDPQATHPDEIQLIAPAGTVVVFNSHLWHGGTRNNSDRPRRALHSYFTRRDQPQQLDQAEYLRVRTRDRLSPAALHVLGVLDEFGARS
- a CDS encoding phytanoyl-CoA dioxygenase family protein, which produces MDTPVAGVRGNAVRELALADSEVEFYHQYGYLPLPGLVDPAAVEALRTETLDVLEANGVSRASLERASGIGDKLRQCSTYVAGSGLDELINCPATLAVASRLIGGRAVRYLPFTAVKAGGGGGTFHLHQDNSYTRHDPAMGSINIWVALDDMTPDNGCLQVVPRSHLGEQLQARGSDDGDSHRQVDVDPATALPVRMRAGDAVAFSRWTVHGSGPNHTDLPRVAYALQYHREDVRWLDAQTGEWHLLTDTPRTNTEPVARLDGRTT
- a CDS encoding phytanoyl-CoA dioxygenase family protein, encoding MTKAISPVRADGQPDLDDWIERFHRDGFLVVENALPDDLVRELRTDLDDAIGAEPNDAGQVEIQVRMFERSKANLRLFDHEPIVTFAEQLIGRDRPGAGPDNVHVVHNNAFRTPTQAGISTWHQDDPPHYLVTHGEPPANVRLPVLLFTCNYYLTDVTELRHGPTQFVPGSHLFGAHCPPTLENTRWEQDVVTAYGRAGTAIMFSCNVWHRGHPNVSERTRYVSQVSYAHRLIGHRYFPFMNYVMPEHVYAGADPRLRRLLGFLPTGAYG
- a CDS encoding WhiB family transcriptional regulator produces the protein MRLTTSTSLPDDWQYRPCLGTPMELWFGPEDDSTEEVGEQVRREKIAADLCAGCPFNAQCLAAELSRPASHQWGVRGGLTARQRKAMVHARRRAEVSTTAA
- a CDS encoding YbaB/EbfC family nucleoid-associated protein, coding for MTDQPHVTARDFGGVLDIARDAVATHLRAIGQDGAEAEVVSAEGADDDGLVRATVTSEGRIAGVDLSQKAVRLPAEDLSAAVVVAVNRGWDALAATVRENARAQAASSWDPTRFIALQQAAATRTGALIDKLASMNDTAGRISRARRAPNA
- a CDS encoding DinB family protein, encoding MWTAPEVTRHGHSDPLLGDERTILEGRLEWHRSTLLAKCAGLTGEELARQVVPPSNLSLLGLIRHVAQVESSWFQRLLAGRDVPRVHPSGGADFDAATPENAEADYATLLAQMAASREVVATMSLDDEFTVQMWDGQRASVRWLHVHMIEEYARHNGHADLLRERVDGTTGP
- a CDS encoding sialidase family protein, with amino-acid sequence MAAHRRRRGWLLLTALAVLVAGAVVSTTTGPAAQAATRATEANGASGTLLRPNVGLYPRLVRLQHSGPANGTILGSVVTFDGNTGLGAIYASKDEGRSFEQIGTVADPASANGKGLCCATLYELPRRVGDLAAGTLLWASSAGQSTNPRQMSIQVWASRDHGRTWSHLATPVVAQNTGGLWEPEFTVTRDGRLMVFYSDETDQPAHSQLLVAQSSADGVHWTGRVPVVASSDPAARPGMSIVRRIAGGHYLMTYEVCGPSYDCKVHYRESPDGARWGDPSDLGPTVRATDGTYFRHTPTITWEPGRGRDGRLFLTGQILYAADGTVAEGNGHTVFVSDHGPAGPWRAIPAPVSVPDPYDNYCPNYSSPLLTVRHGTRLLEIATAYDSDGVCKAYYATGSEPVAR